One region of Skermanella mucosa genomic DNA includes:
- a CDS encoding RNA polymerase sigma factor produces MPASLNAIYLDHRHSLLGRAMRVVRNLHTAEDVLQESYLRAHKAAENGPIDNVGAFLHRTVQNLALDHLRRRRTRERFEISPPETFDAMEIASDSPSAEDHLLHRERLDKFKGAFATLPERARKVWVLNRVEGWSYPKIADHLRISQGTVFNDMKLAMGHFLDAISRAERD; encoded by the coding sequence ATGCCCGCCAGTTTGAACGCAATCTATCTTGATCATCGCCACTCGCTTCTCGGGCGGGCCATGAGGGTCGTCCGCAACCTCCATACCGCGGAGGACGTGCTTCAGGAAAGTTACCTGCGGGCTCACAAGGCGGCGGAGAACGGCCCGATCGACAATGTGGGCGCCTTCCTGCACCGTACCGTCCAGAACCTGGCGCTCGATCACCTGCGGCGGCGGAGGACTAGGGAGCGCTTCGAGATCAGCCCACCCGAAACGTTCGATGCGATGGAGATCGCGTCGGACAGCCCGTCGGCGGAGGACCATCTGCTCCACCGCGAGCGCCTGGACAAGTTCAAGGGCGCGTTCGCGACGCTTCCCGAACGCGCCCGCAAGGTCTGGGTCCTCAACCGGGTCGAGGGCTGGTCCTATCCGAAGATCGCCGACCATCTCAGGATATCGCAGGGGACCGTGTTCAACGACATGAAGCTGGCGATGGGCCATTTCCTCGATGCGATCTCCCGCGCCGAGCGGGATTGA
- a CDS encoding ABC transporter ATP-binding protein, giving the protein MVLKDFFSYYRPHRRLFLVDFGGAILSGLLSLGFPFAVTAYVDHLLPEGDWELILLASVGLLAVYLVNTGLIAVVTYWGHVLGISIETEMRRRAFDHLQRLPLRFFDQNKTGHLVARLTKDLEEIGELAHHGPEDLFIAVMTFLGALALMMTVHVQLALITLLIVPVVMVIVLRFGKDMTANWHAQFDRVGAFNARIEEVVGGARVVRAFANEAHERAMFAKDNAQYRQAKLNGYRIMAYSLGLNYLGMRLVQVVVLVAGTWFVHAGSLSIGEFVGFLLLINVFYQPLERIAAVIENYPKGIAGFRRYQEFLATEPEITDRPGAVAAPAFKGAVAFEGVRFGYDPARPVLDGVSLSVRAGETVAFVGPSGAGKTTLLSLLPRFYEVNRGRITIDGHDIRDLTLASLRQQIGIVQQDVFLFAGTLRDNIAYGRLDATENEILEAAHRARLDGLVADCPEGLDTIVGERGVKLSGGQKQRVAIARIFLKNPPILILDEATSALDTETERAIQASLQELARGRTSLIIAHRLATIRDADRIVVINGGGIAAEGAHESLIRAGGLYQRLHEAQDLAVPNRMKA; this is encoded by the coding sequence ATGGTGTTGAAGGACTTCTTTAGCTATTACCGCCCGCACCGGAGGCTGTTCCTGGTGGATTTCGGCGGGGCGATCCTGTCCGGCCTGCTCTCGCTGGGCTTTCCCTTCGCGGTGACCGCCTATGTGGACCACCTGCTGCCCGAAGGCGACTGGGAACTGATCCTGCTGGCGAGCGTCGGCCTGCTGGCGGTCTACCTGGTGAACACGGGCCTGATCGCCGTCGTGACCTATTGGGGCCACGTGCTGGGCATCAGCATCGAGACCGAGATGCGCCGCCGCGCCTTCGACCACCTGCAACGGCTGCCGCTGCGCTTCTTCGACCAGAACAAGACCGGGCACCTCGTCGCGCGGCTGACCAAGGATCTGGAAGAGATCGGCGAACTGGCCCACCACGGGCCGGAGGACCTGTTCATCGCCGTCATGACCTTCCTGGGAGCATTGGCGCTGATGATGACGGTGCATGTTCAGCTGGCCCTGATCACGCTCCTGATCGTTCCGGTGGTCATGGTGATCGTGCTGCGGTTCGGAAAGGACATGACGGCCAACTGGCATGCGCAGTTCGACCGCGTCGGCGCGTTCAACGCCAGGATCGAGGAAGTGGTCGGCGGGGCTCGGGTCGTCCGGGCCTTCGCCAACGAGGCCCACGAACGGGCGATGTTCGCCAAGGACAACGCCCAGTACAGGCAGGCCAAGCTCAACGGCTACCGCATCATGGCCTATAGCCTGGGACTGAACTATCTGGGCATGCGGCTGGTCCAGGTCGTGGTGCTGGTCGCCGGGACCTGGTTCGTCCATGCCGGGAGCCTGAGCATCGGCGAGTTCGTGGGCTTCCTGCTGCTGATCAACGTCTTCTACCAGCCGCTGGAGCGGATCGCGGCGGTGATCGAGAACTACCCGAAGGGAATAGCCGGGTTCCGCCGCTACCAGGAATTTCTGGCCACCGAGCCCGAGATCACCGACCGCCCCGGCGCCGTCGCGGCACCGGCGTTCAAGGGCGCCGTCGCCTTCGAGGGCGTGCGCTTCGGCTATGATCCGGCGAGGCCGGTCCTCGACGGCGTGTCGCTCTCGGTCCGTGCCGGCGAAACCGTCGCGTTCGTCGGACCTTCCGGGGCGGGCAAGACCACCCTGCTGTCGCTCCTGCCGCGATTCTACGAGGTGAACCGGGGACGGATCACGATCGACGGCCATGATATCCGCGACCTGACGCTGGCGTCCCTGCGCCAGCAGATCGGCATCGTGCAGCAGGACGTCTTCCTGTTCGCCGGGACCCTGCGCGACAACATCGCCTATGGCAGGCTGGACGCGACGGAAAACGAGATCCTGGAGGCCGCCCATCGAGCCCGGCTGGACGGATTGGTCGCCGATTGTCCCGAAGGCCTGGACACGATCGTCGGCGAACGCGGCGTGAAGCTTTCGGGCGGACAGAAGCAGCGCGTCGCGATCGCCCGGATCTTCCTGAAGAATCCCCCGATCCTGATCCTCGACGAGGCGACATCCGCCCTGGATACCGAGACCGAACGGGCGATCCAGGCGTCCCTCCAGGAGTTGGCCCGCGGCCGCACGTCCCTGATCATCGCCCACCGCCTGGCGACCATCCGCGACGCCGACCGGATCGTCGTCATCAATGGCGGCGGTATCGCCGCGGAGGGAGCGCACGAAAGCCTGATCCGGGCCGGCGGCCTTTACCAGCGTCTTCACGAAGCGCAGGACCTGGCGGTTCCGAACCGGATGAAGGCGTAA
- a CDS encoding DMT family transporter, with protein sequence MTIFAGWFVVTRFGVTRELRVWDITALRFGIGTLILLPVLLGRTGRLPKGAWTEGLLFSALWGAPFVLLVAMGLQLTSAAQASSVTPTMMPVFSGAIAWLALRERPGRGRLAGYAAIIAGLVGLTVGASLSGASPSPAGFACLLLASAMWALYTMRFRRSGLAPIQAAALICFWSAVLFLPAYLAFDLARLGSAPFQEVLVQSVYQGVLMSAVAIVTFNRAVSLLGSGAATAIVALVPVMASLIAIPVLGEIPTPIEGVAIAVIVIGVTLAARPPRAGVSA encoded by the coding sequence GTGACCATTTTCGCCGGCTGGTTCGTCGTGACCCGGTTCGGCGTGACCCGCGAACTGCGCGTCTGGGACATCACCGCGCTCCGGTTCGGGATCGGCACGCTGATCCTGCTGCCCGTCCTGCTTGGCCGGACCGGCCGGCTGCCGAAGGGCGCCTGGACCGAAGGGCTGCTGTTCTCGGCGCTCTGGGGAGCGCCCTTCGTCCTGCTCGTCGCGATGGGGCTCCAGCTCACCTCCGCCGCCCAGGCCTCGTCCGTCACCCCGACCATGATGCCCGTGTTCTCCGGAGCGATCGCGTGGCTGGCCCTGCGGGAGCGGCCCGGCCGGGGCCGTCTCGCGGGATATGCCGCGATCATCGCCGGTCTCGTCGGACTGACCGTCGGCGCATCGCTTTCCGGAGCGTCTCCCAGCCCGGCGGGGTTCGCCTGCCTGCTTCTGGCATCGGCCATGTGGGCGCTCTACACGATGCGGTTCCGGCGGAGCGGTCTCGCCCCGATCCAGGCGGCGGCGCTGATCTGTTTCTGGTCGGCCGTCCTGTTCCTGCCGGCCTACCTGGCGTTCGACCTCGCCCGCCTCGGTAGCGCCCCGTTCCAGGAGGTCTTGGTCCAGTCCGTCTATCAGGGCGTGCTGATGAGCGCGGTCGCCATCGTGACCTTCAACAGGGCGGTCTCCCTCCTCGGCTCGGGAGCGGCCACCGCGATCGTAGCATTGGTCCCGGTGATGGCATCCTTGATAGCCATTCCCGTCCTGGGAGAGATCCCGACGCCCATCGAGGGCGTCGCGATCGCCGTCATCGTGATCGGCGTGACGCTGGCGGCGCGCCCGCCGCGGGCCGGGGTGTCGGCATGA
- a CDS encoding cytochrome c3 family protein — protein MAAVFGPKANLITKLVLLGAAAGLLTLFVGGWVFPSIDYYTRVGFVRPQPVPFSHEHHVGGLGLDCRYCHTSVEVSANAGMPPTHTCMTCHSQLWTNAEVLAPVRQSLAEGEPIRWNRVYDLPDYVFFNHSIHVAKGVGCTTCHGQIDRMPLTWQAASLSMGWCLDCHRDPAPNLRPREEVFDTDWKPTPDTPTGEQLLAAYDIHPATLSDCSVCHR, from the coding sequence ATGGCAGCGGTCTTCGGTCCAAAAGCGAACCTGATCACCAAGCTCGTCCTGCTGGGTGCGGCCGCCGGCCTGCTGACGCTTTTCGTCGGCGGCTGGGTATTTCCCAGCATCGATTATTACACCCGCGTCGGTTTCGTGCGGCCTCAGCCGGTCCCCTTCAGCCACGAGCACCATGTCGGCGGCCTCGGCCTCGATTGCCGATATTGCCACACCTCGGTCGAGGTCTCGGCCAACGCGGGGATGCCCCCGACGCACACCTGCATGACCTGCCACTCGCAGCTCTGGACCAACGCCGAGGTGCTTGCCCCGGTCCGGCAGAGCTTGGCGGAGGGGGAGCCGATCCGCTGGAACCGCGTTTATGACCTGCCCGACTACGTCTTCTTCAACCATAGCATCCATGTCGCCAAGGGTGTCGGCTGCACCACCTGCCATGGGCAGATCGACCGGATGCCGCTGACCTGGCAGGCGGCCAGCCTGTCCATGGGCTGGTGCCTGGACTGCCACCGCGATCCCGCCCCCAACCTCCGCCCGCGCGAGGAGGTATTCGACACCGACTGGAAGCCGACGCCGGATACTCCCACGGGAGAACAGCTCCTGGCCGCCTACGACATCCACCCCGCCACCCTGTCGGACTGTTCCGTATGCCACCGATGA
- a CDS encoding FecR family protein produces the protein MEQRDADRPGDAGNFRHPDPVTDAALSWFVALQDGTADPETLAAYREWRRSDPRHGAAFDLVAEVGAMPELRAATVAGARASGPRPRPPANMPHRLRWMSLAAASVFLLAGLPLLPAAMLRWNADYLTEAGDRRELSLPDGSTMVLDAASAVALDFGDGRRNVRLLRGEAFFDVVPDRARPFRVAAGFSTVEVTGTAFAVQSNGAEDEIFLEEGRITVGRLDDAGPALTLAPGERVTATAQGLSAAVRVRPDVALAWREGRYVFHEQPFGKVIDNLRRYYAGTILVLDHGIDGELVSGSYRLDDPVGALRSLAGIAGASVTVLPGGIVILA, from the coding sequence GTGGAGCAGAGAGACGCGGACCGTCCGGGCGACGCTGGGAATTTCCGGCATCCCGATCCGGTCACGGATGCGGCGCTTTCCTGGTTCGTGGCGCTTCAGGACGGAACGGCCGATCCGGAGACGCTGGCGGCCTACCGGGAGTGGCGCCGCAGCGACCCGCGCCACGGCGCCGCGTTCGACCTCGTCGCCGAAGTCGGCGCCATGCCGGAGCTTCGGGCCGCGACCGTCGCGGGCGCGCGGGCTTCCGGGCCGCGGCCCCGTCCGCCAGCCAATATGCCGCACCGGCTGCGGTGGATGTCGCTGGCCGCCGCGTCGGTATTCCTCTTGGCCGGACTGCCGCTGCTGCCCGCCGCCATGCTGCGCTGGAACGCGGACTACCTGACCGAGGCGGGCGACCGGCGCGAACTTTCGCTGCCGGACGGCTCCACGATGGTGCTGGACGCCGCCTCCGCCGTGGCGCTGGATTTCGGCGACGGGCGGCGGAACGTCCGCTTGCTCCGGGGGGAAGCGTTCTTCGACGTGGTCCCGGACCGGGCGAGGCCGTTCCGGGTGGCCGCCGGCTTCAGCACGGTCGAGGTGACCGGAACGGCCTTCGCCGTGCAGTCCAACGGCGCGGAGGACGAGATCTTCCTGGAGGAGGGACGGATCACCGTCGGCCGGCTTGATGACGCCGGGCCGGCCCTGACGCTGGCGCCCGGCGAGCGGGTGACCGCCACGGCCCAGGGCCTGTCCGCCGCGGTTCGGGTCAGGCCGGACGTGGCGCTCGCCTGGCGCGAGGGGCGCTATGTCTTCCATGAACAGCCGTTCGGAAAAGTCATCGACAACCTGCGCCGTTACTACGCCGGGACGATCCTGGTCCTCGATCACGGGATCGACGGCGAACTGGTGAGCGGCAGCTACCGGCTGGACGATCCGGTCGGCGCGCTCCGGTCCCTTGCCGGGATCGCGGGAGCGAGCGTGACCGTCCTGCCGGGCGGCATCGTCATCCTGGCGTGA
- a CDS encoding TonB-dependent receptor, with translation MASTALGGALGLPAPASAQQAAQSGAADQPVAFSIPAQPLQAALDGFIRQTGWQIGYSSALADGRTSRAVTGAMPPAQALETLLAGTGVGFRMTGPATASLVATQAQTGAGATPAPAGTLMLDPVTVSGSGTGWGVGRTTITSADLERRNPTSIREVFAGEPRIRVGSSVPMSQKVYVNGVEETNLAVSIDGSRQNNKVFHHNGTTLIDPSFLKVVRVDAGVAPADAGPGALAGSIAYETKDARDFLSGDGVGAFVKSIFNTNGPVLTTSLAGYGLHEGYEALGYVTYGKGGKFEAGNGDEVAGTGTDILSGLAKAAVESDGGNRFQLSYERVYDDATRPFRANIGGISGRPPWEPRVRDYTLDRQNVVFTYSDTLPMDLWNPKLVLAYGRTDVETPIFFRPVPPSTVPASIPGTGKTESLNGKAENVFSFGLGTITAGVDFYRDEGTYEDETFKATEKADNVGLYAQARIEPWERLRLSFGLRGDRQKFEGTTGEDWTNSGVSHNASGEFDLIPEFLTARAGYSHAWAGIPLAENFIMNSAWDYGSGPEPVTSDNVTAGLEARYRGFTVDGTVFRTRIDDARAARFSAASANLARDVESDGYEIGAGYSWNDGFVRVAYADIDVTIDGQPADSDTGTYLATPVGQIVTLGGSQAVTDWNMTFGADVEIVLDYDDVQAGQQPLEGYEVFNIFAEYRPAQYSNLTLRADVRNLFDATYADRATYGQEFGTVTPLYQPGRSFLITATAQF, from the coding sequence ATGGCATCGACGGCCCTCGGGGGTGCCCTGGGGCTCCCCGCGCCGGCCTCGGCCCAGCAGGCGGCACAGTCCGGCGCCGCCGACCAGCCGGTCGCCTTCTCGATCCCGGCCCAGCCGCTGCAAGCCGCGCTGGACGGCTTCATCCGCCAGACCGGCTGGCAGATCGGCTATTCCAGCGCCCTGGCGGACGGCCGGACCTCCCGAGCCGTCACCGGCGCCATGCCGCCCGCCCAGGCCCTGGAAACCCTGCTGGCCGGGACCGGCGTCGGCTTTCGCATGACCGGACCGGCGACCGCTTCGCTCGTGGCGACCCAGGCACAGACCGGCGCCGGAGCGACCCCCGCCCCGGCGGGAACCCTGATGCTGGACCCGGTCACCGTTTCCGGCTCCGGTACCGGCTGGGGCGTCGGCCGGACGACCATCACGTCGGCGGACCTGGAACGCAGGAACCCCACGAGTATCCGGGAAGTCTTCGCCGGGGAGCCCCGGATCCGGGTCGGCAGCTCCGTGCCCATGTCGCAGAAGGTCTATGTCAACGGCGTGGAGGAGACCAATCTCGCCGTCAGCATCGACGGCAGCCGCCAGAACAACAAGGTCTTCCACCATAACGGCACGACGCTGATCGATCCCAGCTTCCTGAAGGTCGTGCGGGTCGATGCCGGCGTGGCGCCGGCGGATGCGGGTCCGGGCGCGTTGGCCGGCTCCATCGCCTACGAGACGAAGGACGCGCGCGACTTCCTGTCGGGCGACGGCGTCGGCGCCTTCGTCAAGTCCATCTTCAACACCAACGGCCCGGTGCTGACCACCAGCCTGGCCGGCTATGGCCTCCACGAGGGATACGAGGCCCTCGGCTACGTCACCTACGGCAAGGGCGGCAAGTTCGAGGCGGGCAACGGCGACGAGGTGGCCGGAACCGGGACCGACATCCTGAGCGGCCTCGCCAAGGCCGCCGTGGAGAGCGACGGGGGCAACCGCTTCCAGCTGAGCTACGAGCGGGTCTACGACGACGCGACCCGGCCGTTCCGGGCGAACATCGGCGGGATCTCCGGCCGGCCGCCCTGGGAGCCGCGGGTGCGCGACTATACCCTCGACCGGCAGAACGTGGTGTTCACCTACAGCGACACCCTGCCGATGGACCTGTGGAACCCGAAGCTGGTCCTGGCCTATGGCCGCACCGACGTTGAAACGCCGATCTTCTTCCGTCCCGTGCCGCCCAGTACCGTTCCGGCCAGCATCCCGGGCACCGGCAAGACCGAATCCCTGAACGGCAAGGCCGAGAACGTCTTCTCGTTCGGGCTGGGGACGATCACGGCCGGCGTGGATTTCTACCGCGACGAAGGTACTTACGAGGACGAGACCTTCAAGGCCACGGAAAAGGCGGACAATGTCGGTCTCTACGCCCAGGCCCGGATCGAGCCGTGGGAGCGCCTGCGCCTGTCCTTCGGGCTGCGCGGCGACCGGCAGAAGTTCGAGGGAACCACCGGCGAGGACTGGACCAACTCCGGCGTCAGTCACAACGCCTCGGGCGAGTTCGACCTGATCCCGGAGTTCCTGACGGCCAGGGCCGGATACTCCCACGCCTGGGCGGGCATCCCGCTGGCCGAGAACTTCATCATGAATTCGGCCTGGGACTACGGCTCCGGGCCGGAGCCTGTGACCTCGGACAACGTGACCGCCGGCCTGGAAGCCCGCTACCGCGGCTTCACGGTCGACGGCACCGTCTTCCGGACCAGGATCGACGATGCGCGCGCGGCGAGGTTCTCCGCGGCCAGCGCCAACCTCGCGCGCGACGTGGAATCGGACGGCTATGAAATCGGCGCCGGCTATTCCTGGAACGACGGGTTCGTGCGGGTCGCTTACGCCGATATCGACGTGACCATCGACGGGCAGCCGGCGGATTCCGATACCGGAACCTATCTCGCCACCCCGGTGGGGCAGATCGTCACCCTGGGCGGCTCCCAGGCCGTCACGGACTGGAACATGACTTTCGGCGCGGATGTCGAGATCGTGCTGGACTACGACGACGTCCAGGCGGGCCAGCAGCCGCTCGAAGGCTACGAGGTCTTCAACATATTCGCGGAATACCGGCCGGCGCAATATTCGAACCTCACCTTGAGGGCCGACGTCCGCAACCTGTTCGACGCCACCTATGCCGACCGCGCGACCTACGGGCAGGAGTTCGGGACGGTGACGCCGCTCTATCAGCCGGGCCGGTCTTTCCTGATCACCGCGACCGCGCAGTTCTGA
- a CDS encoding IucA/IucC family protein, producing MPSTQQIAEQATFQSFANCYWREIDAGRSARHAVPDGAAVDCVEWTLPSQSAVLRGEIVTRSLCGPSCFGRLWTRPLADGGWRQVEPFSALCALARESYGRVPADGAPDLRDSELEFLLRVLQSYQSVRCYLDANRRSPAAGDDFIAAADDFIAAADDFIAAEQSLVFGHWLHPTPKSVQGMTPWQQPHYAPELHGRFRLQLFAVAADHVSHRSAFRRTAPEMIAEALGADAGRFDLADGEQIIPMHPLQAEALLLDPAVRALQARGVLRALGQGGPCFTATSSVRTVYSPDSPWMLKFSLPVRITNSVRVNRRHELEAGVIMAKLIGSIGPALGQGLRFLLDPAYITLEAPGGGESGFEVIIRENPFSGGRRNGVVAIAALTADPLPGQVSRLERLVRRVAAAHGWRLEEACRRWFDRYLACALDPLVRLYDEHGIALEAHQQNGLLDIGEGLPTRFHYRDNQGFYLCNSYRESLRRHAPEADNLPSLYYDEDEINRRFSYYAIVNQVFSVIARMGKDGLTGEEELLGILRGRLESLAPQMRRAGRSFIGGLLDSPTIGAKFNLTARLLNIDELQTANEAALYAHLPNPLCRLPVEGPGRERHALAP from the coding sequence ATGCCTTCAACTCAGCAGATCGCCGAGCAAGCCACCTTCCAGAGTTTCGCCAACTGCTACTGGCGGGAGATCGATGCCGGCCGGTCGGCCCGGCACGCCGTCCCGGACGGGGCGGCGGTAGACTGCGTCGAATGGACCCTGCCTTCCCAGAGCGCGGTCCTGCGCGGCGAGATCGTCACCCGCTCGCTGTGCGGACCGAGCTGTTTCGGCCGGCTCTGGACCCGGCCGCTGGCGGACGGCGGCTGGCGGCAGGTGGAGCCTTTCTCCGCCCTGTGCGCCCTGGCGCGGGAAAGCTACGGGCGGGTTCCGGCGGACGGGGCGCCCGATCTCCGGGACAGCGAACTGGAGTTCCTGCTTCGCGTCCTCCAGAGCTACCAGTCGGTCCGCTGCTATCTCGACGCGAACCGGCGCAGTCCCGCCGCCGGGGACGATTTCATCGCCGCTGCGGACGATTTCATCGCCGCTGCGGACGATTTCATCGCCGCGGAGCAATCGCTGGTCTTCGGCCATTGGCTTCACCCGACGCCCAAGAGCGTCCAGGGCATGACCCCCTGGCAGCAGCCGCACTATGCCCCCGAACTGCACGGGCGGTTCCGCCTGCAGCTTTTCGCCGTCGCGGCGGACCATGTCAGCCATCGGTCGGCCTTCCGGCGCACCGCCCCGGAGATGATCGCCGAGGCGCTGGGCGCCGATGCCGGGCGTTTCGACCTCGCTGACGGCGAGCAGATCATTCCCATGCATCCGCTCCAGGCGGAAGCGCTCCTGCTCGATCCCGCCGTCCGGGCCCTCCAGGCGCGGGGCGTGCTTCGGGCGCTGGGGCAGGGCGGACCGTGCTTCACGGCGACGTCGTCCGTCCGTACGGTCTACAGCCCGGACAGCCCCTGGATGCTGAAGTTCTCGCTGCCGGTCCGGATCACCAACTCCGTGCGCGTCAACCGGCGGCACGAGCTTGAAGCCGGCGTGATCATGGCGAAGCTGATCGGGTCCATCGGACCCGCGCTTGGGCAGGGCCTCCGCTTCCTGCTCGACCCGGCCTACATCACGCTGGAGGCGCCGGGCGGCGGCGAGAGCGGGTTCGAGGTGATCATCCGGGAGAATCCTTTCTCGGGCGGCCGGCGGAACGGGGTCGTCGCCATCGCGGCGCTGACCGCCGACCCGCTGCCGGGACAGGTCTCGCGGCTGGAGCGGCTGGTCCGGCGCGTCGCGGCGGCGCACGGCTGGCGGCTGGAGGAAGCGTGCCGCCGCTGGTTCGACCGATATCTCGCCTGCGCGCTGGATCCCCTCGTGCGGCTCTACGACGAGCACGGCATCGCGTTGGAAGCCCATCAGCAGAACGGCCTCCTGGATATCGGGGAGGGGTTGCCGACCCGCTTCCACTACCGCGACAACCAGGGATTCTACCTGTGCAATTCCTATCGGGAGTCGTTGAGGCGCCATGCGCCGGAGGCCGACAATCTGCCGTCGCTCTATTACGACGAGGACGAGATCAACCGGCGCTTCTCCTACTACGCGATCGTCAACCAGGTCTTCTCCGTCATCGCCCGCATGGGCAAGGACGGCCTGACCGGCGAGGAGGAACTGCTGGGCATCCTGCGCGGGCGCCTGGAGTCCCTGGCGCCGCAGATGAGGCGTGCGGGGCGGTCCTTCATCGGCGGCCTGCTGGACAGCCCGACGATCGGGGCGAAGTTCAACCTCACGGCCCGGCTGCTCAACATAGACGAGCTTCAGACGGCGAACGAGGCGGCGCTCTACGCGCACCTGCCCAATCCCCTGTGCCGGCTCCCGGTCGAAGGCCCCGGAAGGGAACGCCATGCCCTTGCCCCGTGA